The Chitinophaga niabensis genomic interval TTCCGCCTGAAAGGCAGGGCAGGGTGTTTGGTTTCGCCCAAAGTATTGAACAGGCAGCATCTCCCATCACTGCTTTTATGATCGGCCCGGTTGCACAATACATTTTCATTCCGTTTATGACCACGGGCGCGGGAGTTGAGCTTATAGGAGATTGGTTTGGTACCGGTATGGCCAGGGGGCTTGCCCTGTTGTTCTCCGTTACAGGGATCATCGGTTTCATCGTCACCATCCTGGCTATGCAAACCCGCTCCTATAAAAACCTGCTGGCTTTGAAATAGATCATTCTGCTTTTAAACTATGAACAGGATTGGCCACCACAGCTTTGATGGTTTGGTAACTGATGGTGAGTAAAGTGATCAGTAATGTAGCGATACCCGCTGTCAGGAATATACCCGGGCCAATGGGGGTACGGTATGCAAAGCCCTGTAACCAATGGTTCATCGCCCACCAGGATACTGGTAAGGCTATTATAATGGCAATAAATACCAGTTTCAGGAAATCCTTAGATAACATCAGGTACAGGTTGTTGGCGGTTGCACCCACTATTTTCCGGATGCCTATTTCTTTCTGCCGCCTGTGCGCTGTAAAAGCAGCCAATCCAAAAAGCCCGAGGCAGGAAATGAGGATAGCCAGTCCTGCAAAATACCGGGAGAGGATGGATACTCTTTTTTCCGAAGTATACATTCGCTGGAAAGTGTCATCCATGAAGCTATAGTTGAAAGTAAAATCGGGATTGAACTGTTTGTATATTTTTTCTATCCCAGCAATGGTTTCTTTTTCCTTTCCTGCTGTAATGCGTGCAACTATCCTGCGGGAATTAGTGTTGAGCTGTATAAACAATGGCTTTAGCGGTTCATGTAACGATTCGTAATGGAAATCTTTCACCACGCCAATGATCGTTCTGTTCTCTCCCCAAAGTTTTATTGTTTTGCCAATAGGATCTTTCATACCCATGAACCGGATCCCTGTTTCATTAAAGATAATAGCATTGCTGTCTGAACCGAATTGCGGGGAAAAGCTGCGCCCTTCTTTCATTTCAAATCCAAGTGTTTCGATCATATCATAATTGGCCCCAACATTTTCGAACTCGGTTCTGTCTTCAGGGTCCTTACCTTCCCAGATCACACCGGAAGTACCACCATCATGGCCGGTTAAACTATGGCCTATACTGGAGGCTATCGTTACACCGGGAACTTTCCGCACTTCGGAAAGAAAGGTTTGTAAATTTTCGCTGTTATTCAGTTTTCCATCCTTGTTAAAACTAAGCACGTTCTCTTTATTATATCCCAGCGGCCTGGATTGTACATATGCGATCTGCTTGTATACTACCAGCACAGATACGATCAGTATAACCGACAGGGAAAACTGGAATACCACCAATCCTTTCCTTACCAGTATTTCCCCTGTGGAATTCCTGAGTTTCCCTTTCAGGATAACAGCAGGATTAAAACCTGAAAGATAAAAAGCGGGATAGCTGCCGGCAATAAGTCCTGTGAGTAAAGCAATACCTAAACTGGAGAGGATAAGCCGTGTATCTGGCACAAGCGTTAATTGTTTACCTGTGATAGCATTAAAAGACGGCAGGCAGAAAAATACCAGTACAAAGGCCAGGAGGAATGCAAAGAAGGTCATCAGCATGGATTGCCCCAGGTACTGCATCACCAGCGATCTCCTGTTGGCGCCCATCACTTTTTTAACGCCCACTTCTTTCAGCCGCTGTGCTGCTTTAGCTGTTGAAAGGTTCATGAAATTGATGCAGGCGATGATAAGGATAAAAATAGCGATCAGGGAGAACATCCGTACGTAATCTATCCGTCCGCCTTTCAATACGCCGTTTTCATATTCACCATATAAATAGACCTCAGCGTATCTTTTAAGGAAGGGTGTTCTGTGTTTAGCTTCGTTATTGGTTTTGGCCATAATGAACGCAGGGAGTTTTTGATCCACGCTGGCCGGGCTCATTCCCGGCTTTAATAATACATAGGTGCGCGGCCCGGTGTTAAACCAGCTGTCAATAGAGCTGTTCTGGTCCTTCAGAATATCCGTGGAGAGCACACAATCAAACTGCTCAGATGCATTTACCGGCGGCCTCCTGAAAATAGCAGACACGGTGTATTGTTTGTCGTGCTGGTAGATAAGCGTTTTCCCGATCACACCTTCTGTGGTGTTAAAGAGTTTATGGGCCAGTTCATCAGAGATGGCGATTGAATTTTTGTCCGGCAATACCTGTTGCTTGTTCCCCTGTAGGATTTCGTAGCTGAAAACATGGAAGAAATCCTTGCTCACATACCTTCGCGCACTTCGTATTTCGCTGGTACCGTCCACTGAAAGAGAGATATCGTCTGCTTCACTTGTTGTGGTGGCATATTCAACTTCCGGCATCTCTGCAGCCATTGCCGCTGCGGTAGGAAAAGAGGAAGAAGGGGCCGTCCAGATCCCATCTGCCTTTTTGCGATGCTCCATGTACTTATATAGCCGGCTGTCGTTTTGATTGAATTTGTCAACACTCAATTCATCACTTACCCAGAGATAGATAAATAGCACACAGGCTAAACCGGTGGAAAGGCCGAGGAGGTTTAGCAGGGTGAACTGGCGGTCCTTCTTTAAGCTGCGCCAGGCGATCTTGATGTTGTTTTTCAGCATAAGGGGGAAATTAGTGCAAAAGCAACTGCTAATTCAGTACCATACTTTAAAGACCTTGATAACCAATATATAATGGTTGCGCTTTATCGCCAAATTGTCCGTTTTCGATACATGATACGTTCAGATGTGAACATGACGCATACAGCCCCTTTTTTGGCGGGATAGGCCCCTTTATGAGCCCTTGAATAAAAGTACATTGCATTAAAATATTCAGACCATGGGAACAACAACAGTAA includes:
- a CDS encoding ABC transporter permease, with protein sequence MLKNNIKIAWRSLKKDRQFTLLNLLGLSTGLACVLFIYLWVSDELSVDKFNQNDSRLYKYMEHRKKADGIWTAPSSSFPTAAAMAAEMPEVEYATTTSEADDISLSVDGTSEIRSARRYVSKDFFHVFSYEILQGNKQQVLPDKNSIAISDELAHKLFNTTEGVIGKTLIYQHDKQYTVSAIFRRPPVNASEQFDCVLSTDILKDQNSSIDSWFNTGPRTYVLLKPGMSPASVDQKLPAFIMAKTNNEAKHRTPFLKRYAEVYLYGEYENGVLKGGRIDYVRMFSLIAIFILIIACINFMNLSTAKAAQRLKEVGVKKVMGANRRSLVMQYLGQSMLMTFFAFLLAFVLVFFCLPSFNAITGKQLTLVPDTRLILSSLGIALLTGLIAGSYPAFYLSGFNPAVILKGKLRNSTGEILVRKGLVVFQFSLSVILIVSVLVVYKQIAYVQSRPLGYNKENVLSFNKDGKLNNSENLQTFLSEVRKVPGVTIASSIGHSLTGHDGGTSGVIWEGKDPEDRTEFENVGANYDMIETLGFEMKEGRSFSPQFGSDSNAIIFNETGIRFMGMKDPIGKTIKLWGENRTIIGVVKDFHYESLHEPLKPLFIQLNTNSRRIVARITAGKEKETIAGIEKIYKQFNPDFTFNYSFMDDTFQRMYTSEKRVSILSRYFAGLAILISCLGLFGLAAFTAHRRQKEIGIRKIVGATANNLYLMLSKDFLKLVFIAIIIALPVSWWAMNHWLQGFAYRTPIGPGIFLTAGIATLLITLLTISYQTIKAVVANPVHSLKAE